A window of Fusarium falciforme chromosome 1, complete sequence genomic DNA:
CCGGCGTAGGTGCGCTTGGGGATGTAGTCGATGACGACCTGCTGGAAGCCCATGTgggagtggaggaggaggacgctGCAGAGGACGGCATCGAGGGTGGGGTTGAGGGAGCCAGAGGCGAAGGGGGCGATGGTCAGGGGAACGAGgccggcggcgaggaggcgcTCGAAGGACCAGTGGTAGGAGCCGTGGGCGGCGCTGGGCTCAGGAACGGGGGCAGGGTCGTTGACTGCGAGAGAGTGTCAGTTTATCATGTGAAGCCGGTATGCGACTTGGAGATCATACCGCCGCCCTCGATTCGCTCTGTAAAACATGTTAGTACAAGCTTGAAAACACATTGGCTGTATACAGGAAAACTCACGAGGACCAGGAGGGAGAATGGCACTCCGTCGGGCAGAGTTGTGGAAAGCAGCAACACCCATGGGCTTCATGAAGACGCCTCGGGTCGCGACGGAGGGGGCAGCGGCCCATCGAGAAGCCAGGACGGTCTGCCTGAGCAGAGAGGGACGCACAATTGAGGCCATGGTGAATTGAATATGCGGTCGGCGGCGCTCAATTGGGTTGGCTGTATCGAGGGcgtggaggagggtgaggttgatgatgatgtatgGGATTCTCGAGTCGCTGTAAACCTGAGTCGGAGGAATTGCCGAGGATCTCGAATTGCAAGCCTCGTGATTGGTCGGCTGCATTCCGATCAAGGCCGTGAAGCCGGATGAGTCGGGACGCAACAATGCTTCTCCGATGGTGGTTCCGAGGCTGCCTGTGATTGGTTAAACATTCAAGATCGCGTGGGATTTTTTTTGGACGGCGGCTTCGGAGCCATCATAGGAAGAGTGGGAGAGTTGATGCTCAATTCTTGGTGTTTCTACCATTCGTTCCTTTCCAATTAGCCAGGACGAGGCAATTGGGTTCGAAACTCCAATTCACAGCCATGGCGTCCCGCCTCGCCGTCTCCAGGCTCGCGCCTTCGAGACCCCTCATCCGTCCGACGTCCTTTGAGCGACAGAGACCCCTCCTCATAAGCTTCCAAGTTCGAGGTGTCTCAACATCACATCTTATCCAGGTCGCCGCAGGCCAACAACGGTGGAAAGAGAGAGGCGACAAGATTCAGAATGGAGAGCTTCCACACGTCTGGGATCTTCTGCAGGAGCGAGGTTATATCAAGGACGTAGCAGGGTATGTCAGAATGCGCCTGGTGTATATGGATGTGACCTAACATGTTGGTCAGAGACCCTGAGAGGATCAAGGAGATTATGCGAGTTAAGCGGATAGGCACCTACGTCGGAATCGACCCGACAGCCGACTCTCTGCACGTCGGCCACCTACTACCTCTGATgcccttgttcttgatgTGGTTCCATGGCCACCCCGCCGTCACCTTGATCGGTGGCTCGACCGCTCGAATTGGCGACCCTACCGACCGACTCGAGAGCCGCAAGATATTGACCAACTCGGAAATCTCAAAGAACATCACAAAGATGCACGTGCAGCTGACAAGGTTATGGGCAAACGTTCAGCACCTGAGGATAAAGTACGGCTACGAGAAGGACTGGGCTGCCAAGCATCACTTGTTGAACAACAACATGTGGCTAGGAAGCCTCACCCTGTACGATTTCGCCAAGAGGATAGCCAGGCATACCAGAATTGGACCCATGCTGAGCAAGGAGACGTAAGTTCCATCTCACACCGTCCAGAAGCGTACATCTAACCGTTCGCAGTGTGAAGCGCAAGATGACTGAAGGAGACGGCATGTCCCTGGGCGAGTTCATGTATCCTCTCCTCCAGGGCTGGGACTTTTGGCACATGTACAACAGACTCGGCATCCAGATGCAGATCGGAGGCTCCGATCAGTACGGCAACATCGTCGCGGGAATCGACGCCCTCAAGACCATCCGCGACACTGAGGAGGCGCCTCACGCCAAGATGCCCACCACCTGGGAGCATGAGCCCATTGGCTTCACCGTACCCCTGCTGACTGACTCTTCGGGCGCCAAGTTTGGCAAGAGTGCTGGCAACGCCATCTGGCTGGATGAGTTCAAGACGTCGGCTTTTGATCTGTACGGGTACTTTGTCCGACGGTCGGACGAGGAGGTAGAGAGGCTGCTCAAGTTGTTCACCTTTATGCCCCTGGAGAGTATCGCCAAGACCATGGAGAAGCACCGCGCCAACCCCCAGGAACGGGTCGCGCAGCACACTCTAGCCTTTGAGGTCGTCTCACTCATTCACGGCTCACAAAAGGCACTCCAGGAGGCCAAGCAGCACGAGTTCCGGTTCGGCGGCACGCTTCCCTCCGTCGTCAATGAGCCAACTGAGGAGAGTGGTATCGTCACCTCCAACAACGCCCCCAGGAGCGACATCAAGCTCCCTCGTTCCATCATGAAGAGCTCCCCCGCCAAGATCCTCTTCGCTTCGGGTCTTGCTACAAGCACCAGCGACGGCCAGCGACTTCTCAACCAGCAGGGTGCCTACATTGCCGCTCAGCCAGGCCAGAAGAGGGGTCTTGTTCCTGGTAACCTATCTTGGACGCCGATGAAAATTTGGTTCCCCGAGGAGACGTCCAAGTTCCTCATCGACGACTGCATGCTTATCCTGCGCAAGGGCAAGCACAACGTGCGCATCGTGGAGCTCATCCCCGACGAGGAGTGGGAGGCCAGCGGCCAGATCTACCCTGGTCAGCCCTTCACCGGTGTCATGCGCAGAATGAAGGACGCACTTAAGAAGGAGGCTGCGGCTgagggcaagaagctcaaggatgaTGAGCTGGCCGAGATTGCACTCGAAAGGTATTCCAGCGGAAACAGGCTCAGTGTGGCCAACAACCCAAACATCGAGCTGCCCAACAGGCAGGAATTGCGCAAGCGCGGCCGGATGAACAACAACGACAGACggtaaaagaaagaagagaatggATGAACTGGCTTGGATGGGTATTCAAGCCGTGTAAGATGACGCTGTACATTACTGTAATCTGCATGATACCATAGATGAGATGTGatgtaaaataaataactcatGAGTACAAAACGCTGGTTCTTGGTTTATCGGTAGAAGACGACCAAATCTCCCTTTGGAACTGgtagcttcttgagcttctccataATCTCACTATCCGTCAGGTTCTGCTCCGTGATAATCTGGTCAAAGTGATGGCAACCATCAGTGTACTTTTGCAGAGGATCTCCTCCAGGAATCGGTCGGCTCTGGCcagaggccaaggcagcgAGGTACTGCTTAGAGACGACAAACTTGTGGACGCGGTAGAGACAGCCCTTGATAACGCCGAATTGGACGAGTCTGCGGACATCGACGAATCGCAGGACCTCAAAGCCCGCATCTTGATGGCCCTTGAGCCACTCCATGACGGTTCTTCCCGGCGCAAAGGTAGAcatgagcttgatgaggtGATAGTTGCTGACACGACCACGGCCATGTGAGACATATGCCGCACACTCATCGACCATACCGTCAACGTTGCGGATAAAGTCGTGGATGCCCGGGCGCGGGGCGTAGCaggcggagaagaagaacatgtctaggaggaggatggtgtcGTAGTAAAGAAGGTGGCGCAGAGCCGTCTTTGCGAGCTCAAGCGAGACCGATGCGGCGTGGGCGATGCGGCGGACATCAGACACGCCGTCAATGTGAGAGATTACCTTTTGGAGGGTGAGGTCCCAGGTTGGGTCAACAATGTCTGCAAACTTGGTCTTGGGGACAGGGACGTGCCAGCCCCGGACGCGGGGAGGGTCGACGTGATGAGGGAAGAGCTTcatgttgatggtgttggctTCATCTGTTGACTCGTGAGTTTACGTCTTTGTGTGGTTTGGGGCTGTTTGACATACCAACTGGAATCATGCACTCTCCATAGTTGTCGAGATCCTCCTTGACAATCTCAAGCAAACTATCAATGGGCCTCCTCCCGGGGCCCTTGGTCTCAGCATTCTGACTCAAATACTCAttctgcttctccatctcggaAAAGGTC
This region includes:
- a CDS encoding Tyrosine--tRNA ligase; this translates as MASRLAVSRLAPSRPLIRPTSFERQRPLLISFQVRGVSTSHLIQVAAGQQRWKERGDKIQNGELPHVWDLLQERGYIKDVAGDPERIKEIMRVKRIGTYVGIDPTADSLHVGHLLPLMPLFLMWFHGHPAVTLIGGSTARIGDPTDRLESRKILTNSEISKNITKMHVQLTRLWANVQHLRIKYGYEKDWAAKHHLLNNNMWLGSLTLYDFAKRIARHTRIGPMLSKETVKRKMTEGDGMSLGEFMYPLLQGWDFWHMYNRLGIQMQIGGSDQYGNIVAGIDALKTIRDTEEAPHAKMPTTWEHEPIGFTVPLLTDSSGAKFGKSAGNAIWLDEFKTSAFDLYGYFVRRSDEEVERLLKLFTFMPLESIAKTMEKHRANPQERVAQHTLAFEVVSLIHGSQKALQEAKQHEFRFGGTLPSVVNEPTEESGIVTSNNAPRSDIKLPRSIMKSSPAKILFASGLATSTSDGQRLLNQQGAYIAAQPGQKRGLVPGNLSWTPMKIWFPEETSKFLIDDCMLILRKGKHNVRIVELIPDEEWEASGQIYPGQPFTGVMRRMKDALKKEAAAEGKKLKDDELAEIALERYSSGNRLSVANNPNIELPNRQELRKRGRMNNNDRR
- a CDS encoding Succinate dehydrogenase [ubiquinone] cytochrome b small subunit, with the translated sequence MQPTNHEACNSRSSAIPPTQVYSDSRIPYIIINLTLLHALDTANPIERRRPHIQFTMASIVRPSLLRQTVLASRWAAAPSVATRGVFMKPMGVAAFHNSARRSAILPPGPQRIEGGVNDPAPVPEPSAAHGSYHWSFERLLAAGLVPLTIAPFASGSLNPTLDAVLCSVLLLHSHMGFQQVVIDYIPKRTYAGLRRTFDWLLNIATVIVGVGLYEFETNDVGITEAVKRIWKA